One genomic segment of Fusobacterium mortiferum ATCC 9817 includes these proteins:
- a CDS encoding aminopeptidase has translation MEKQIENYVELTIRKGVNIQKGQILVINSPVETYDFTRKLVEKAYEFGASEVVVHWSDEVCGKYRYLYGAEEIFDIFPNWQKESLDYYVKKGAAFLSVYASDPDILKEVDKDKVARAEKCKSLALKEFYENLMGNSNQWSVVSVPTKAWAMRVFPELREEFAIAEMWKLILKIVRADKENPILEWEKHLAILKGRMDYLNNKNFKKLIYKNSLGTNLEIGLPEGHKWISGGEKSKSGIDFIANIPTEEIFTMPHREKVNGTLVSSKPFIYGGSTIIHFTLRFVEGKVVEYSAQTGEEILGKLLDMDEGARYLGEVALVEYNSPISKSEKVFYNNLYDENASCHLALGGAYPTCISGSENQSEEELKNRGMNNSLIHEDFMIGTADMEIIGVDSEGIETLIMKDGNFAFTI, from the coding sequence ATGGAAAAACAAATTGAAAATTATGTGGAACTTACTATTAGAAAAGGGGTTAATATTCAAAAAGGACAGATTTTAGTAATTAACTCTCCAGTGGAAACTTATGATTTTACGAGAAAGCTTGTAGAGAAAGCTTATGAGTTTGGAGCTAGTGAAGTTGTAGTACATTGGAGTGATGAGGTATGTGGAAAATATAGATATCTCTATGGAGCAGAGGAGATATTTGATATTTTTCCAAATTGGCAAAAAGAATCTCTTGATTATTATGTAAAAAAAGGAGCAGCATTTTTAAGTGTCTATGCTTCTGACCCAGATATCTTAAAAGAGGTAGATAAGGATAAAGTTGCTAGAGCAGAGAAGTGTAAAAGTTTGGCTTTAAAGGAGTTTTATGAAAATCTTATGGGAAATAGTAATCAATGGAGTGTAGTATCTGTTCCAACAAAAGCTTGGGCAATGAGAGTTTTTCCAGAGTTAAGAGAAGAGTTTGCTATTGCTGAGATGTGGAAACTTATCTTAAAAATAGTAAGAGCTGATAAAGAAAATCCTATATTAGAGTGGGAAAAACATTTAGCTATTTTAAAAGGAAGAATGGATTACCTAAATAATAAAAACTTTAAAAAACTTATCTATAAAAACTCTTTGGGAACGAATCTTGAGATAGGATTACCAGAGGGACATAAATGGATAAGTGGAGGAGAAAAATCTAAATCAGGAATAGACTTTATAGCCAATATTCCAACAGAAGAGATTTTTACTATGCCACATAGAGAAAAAGTAAATGGAACTTTAGTTAGTAGTAAGCCATTTATATATGGTGGTAGTACGATAATACACTTTACTTTAAGATTTGTTGAAGGAAAAGTAGTGGAGTATTCTGCTCAAACTGGAGAGGAGATACTAGGAAAACTTTTGGATATGGATGAGGGAGCTAGATATTTAGGAGAGGTAGCTCTTGTGGAATACAACTCTCCAATCTCTAAATCAGAAAAAGTTTTTTATAATAATCTTTACGATGAAAATGCTTCTTGTCATTTAGCACTAGGTGGAGCTTATCCAACTTGTATATCTGGAAGCGAAAACCAAAGTGAAGAGGAGTTAAAAAATAGAGGTATGAATAACTCTTTAATACATGAGGATTTTATGATAGGAACAGCAGATATGGAGATAATTGGAGTTGATTCTGAAGGAATTGAAACTCTTATTATGAAAGATGGGAATTTTGCCTTTACTATTTAA
- the minE gene encoding cell division topological specificity factor MinE, whose translation MGLFSFFNKEEKKSKNVAKDRLKLVLIHDRAMLSSGMLEQMKDDIIAVISKYVEIDKESLNIDIAENPDNTRRTTLVANIPLKPKKI comes from the coding sequence ATGGGATTATTTAGTTTTTTTAATAAAGAAGAAAAAAAATCTAAAAATGTAGCTAAAGATAGATTAAAACTTGTCTTAATTCATGATAGAGCTATGCTTTCTTCTGGTATGTTAGAGCAGATGAAAGATGATATTATTGCTGTCATATCTAAATATGTAGAAATTGATAAAGAAAGCTTAAATATAGATATTGCTGAAAATCCAGATAATACTAGAAGAACTACTTTAGTGGCTAATATACCACTAAAACCTAAAAAAATATAA
- the minD gene encoding septum site-determining protein MinD, translated as MAKVIVITSGKGGVGKTTTTSNIGVGLALKGKKVLMIDTDIGLRNLDVVMGLENRIVYDLVDVVEERCRIAQALIKDKRCSNLCLLPAAQIRDKNDVNPEQMKNLIEKLRKDFDYILIDCPAGIEQGFKNAIAAADEAIVVTTPEISAARDADRIIGLLEANDIRSPKLIVNRIKMDMVKAGNMLSVDDMLDILAIELIGVVPDDENIVISTNRGEPLIYKGESLAAQAYKNIVERIEGKEVPFLNLDVKLGFFDKLKMVFSK; from the coding sequence ATGGCAAAAGTAATAGTTATAACTTCTGGAAAAGGTGGAGTTGGAAAAACTACTACTACATCTAATATAGGAGTAGGTTTAGCCTTAAAAGGAAAAAAAGTTTTAATGATAGATACAGATATTGGCCTTAGAAATCTTGATGTAGTTATGGGATTAGAAAATAGAATTGTATATGACTTAGTTGATGTAGTAGAAGAGAGATGTAGAATAGCTCAAGCTCTTATAAAAGATAAGAGATGTTCAAACCTTTGTCTTTTACCAGCTGCCCAAATTAGAGATAAAAATGATGTCAATCCTGAGCAAATGAAAAATCTTATAGAAAAGTTAAGAAAAGATTTTGACTACATACTTATAGATTGCCCAGCTGGAATAGAGCAAGGATTTAAAAATGCTATAGCAGCTGCTGATGAAGCTATAGTTGTTACTACTCCAGAAATATCTGCAGCAAGAGATGCTGATAGAATAATTGGATTATTAGAAGCAAATGATATTAGAAGTCCAAAATTAATAGTTAATCGTATTAAAATGGATATGGTTAAAGCTGGAAATATGCTAAGTGTTGATGATATGCTTGATATATTAGCAATTGAGCTAATTGGTGTTGTTCCTGATGATGAAAATATTGTAATCTCTACTAATAGAGGAGAACCTCTAATCTATAAAGGGGAATCACTAGCTGCTCAAGCATATAAAAATATTGTTGAAAGAATTGAAGGAAAAGAAGTTCCTTTCTTGAATTTAGATGTAAAATTAGGATTTTTTGATAAATTAAAAATGGTATTTAGTAAGTAG
- a CDS encoding septum site-determining protein MinC — protein MNNYVILKGKKDRLSIHLNNEVDFLALRDSLVEKVKEARSFIGQGQMAIEFTNRKLSELEENVLIDLIKSNSDLNITYVFSENSGDSEKIKFVKAVTEEGFTKFYRGTLRSGNKLEYDGNIVVIGDVNPGAVIRAKGNVIVLGFLNGTVYAGQDGDRDAFVGATHMNPVQLVIGHLIAEPMQKKILDTNKVDRKSGFKIAFISGKEIRVEDFSTRLANDY, from the coding sequence ATGAATAATTATGTTATTTTAAAAGGAAAAAAAGATAGATTATCCATTCACCTAAATAATGAAGTAGATTTTTTAGCTTTAAGAGATAGTCTTGTAGAAAAAGTAAAAGAAGCTAGAAGCTTTATTGGACAAGGACAAATGGCTATTGAATTTACCAATAGAAAATTAAGTGAACTGGAAGAAAATGTATTAATTGATTTAATAAAATCTAACAGTGATTTAAATATAACCTATGTATTTTCTGAAAACAGTGGAGATAGTGAAAAAATAAAATTTGTAAAAGCTGTTACAGAAGAGGGATTTACAAAATTTTACAGAGGAACTCTTCGTTCTGGAAACAAATTAGAATATGATGGAAATATTGTAGTTATTGGTGATGTCAATCCTGGAGCTGTAATAAGAGCTAAGGGAAATGTCATTGTATTAGGATTTTTAAATGGAACTGTATATGCTGGTCAAGATGGTGACAGAGATGCTTTTGTAGGAGCTACTCACATGAACCCTGTTCAATTAGTAATAGGTCATCTTATAGCTGAGCCTATGCAGAAAAAAATCTTAGACACCAATAAGGTTGATAGAAAAAGTGGATTTAAAATAGCTTTTATAAGTGGAAAAGAGATTAGAGTCGAAGATTTTAGTACTCGTTTAGCAAATGATTATTAA
- a CDS encoding flavin reductase family protein: MSKNIFKGSVVLNPVPVVMVTSRNNEGKDNVFTVAWTGTVCTKPPMLSISIRPERLSYEYIKESMEFTINLPTRKLTRETDFCGVRSGRVVDKISEMKFTMKEGKEVSSPYIDECPVNIECKVKSIIPLGTHDLFLAEVLCSHIDEKLIDENGKIHFEWANLITYSHGEYFPVPKTAIGSFGYSVAKQATIERKKAIAKTNSSTKKKKDKIKEKTKKKGRK, from the coding sequence ATGAGTAAAAATATTTTTAAAGGAAGTGTTGTATTAAATCCAGTTCCAGTAGTAATGGTAACAAGTAGAAACAATGAAGGGAAAGACAATGTTTTTACTGTTGCATGGACGGGAACAGTATGTACAAAGCCACCTATGTTATCTATTTCAATTAGACCAGAAAGATTATCTTATGAGTATATTAAAGAGAGTATGGAGTTTACCATAAATCTTCCTACTAGAAAGCTAACAAGAGAAACAGATTTTTGCGGAGTTCGTTCAGGAAGAGTAGTAGATAAAATATCTGAGATGAAGTTTACCATGAAGGAGGGGAAAGAGGTAAGTAGTCCATATATTGATGAATGTCCTGTAAATATAGAGTGTAAAGTAAAATCTATAATTCCATTGGGAACACACGATCTATTTTTAGCTGAAGTATTGTGTTCACATATAGATGAGAAACTTATAGATGAAAATGGAAAAATACATTTTGAATGGGCAAATCTTATAACTTATTCTCATGGTGAATATTTTCCAGTACCAAAAACAGCTATTGGAAGTTTTGGTTACTCAGTAGCAAAACAAGCTACCATTGAAAGAAAAAAAGCAATAGCAAAGACAAACTCAAGCACTAAAAAGAAAAAAGATAAAATAAAAGAAAAAACTAAAAAGAAAGGAAGAAAATAA
- a CDS encoding homocysteine S-methyltransferase family protein codes for MDIKKELQKRILVLDGAMGTAIQKYNLNSDDYLGKKGCNEILNITRPDIIKDIHLKYIEAGADIIETNSFNCNKISLNEYGFSERAYEIAKRSAELAKEVTTTSEKKIYIAGSIGPTNKTLTIPSGKNPYDRDLEFDYLKEAYSEQIEGLIDGGVDILLIETIFDGLNAKCAVISAEEVMKRKNINLPIMISATVNKEGKIFTGQSIESLIVALDRESIISYGFNCSFGAKELIPLTKKLGKFTKKPISLYPNAGLPNEDGEYLESPDITANYLKELVDNQEVNILGGCCGTTFEHIKSIANLVKNRAPRKFEENFKLEGFLSGNEILYFNDKFVDVGEKNNVAGSKIFKNLIADKNYIKALEIAKKQIENGAKVIDINMDDGLFESKIEMKNFLIVIQNDRFVSKIPIMIDSSDFEVIETGLKNIAGKSIVNSISLKEGEEEFRKKAQVIKKYGASVVVMAFDEKGQGVSYERKIEICSRAYSILKEIGYSNSDIIFDLNILTIGTGMESDRYNGLNFLKACEWIRKNFKGVGIIGGLSNLSFAFRGNNDLRAGLHSIFLEEGKNRGLNFAILNPNENPPILSLEDKKILRDLIFGEESSLEQILNLHIQRKKEVVIKEELTLEQCIENALIFGETPEFINDINSALKIYSPLDIIQNILMEGMKKLGVLFEKGEVYLPQLIRSSETMNKAVNIITPHLKSDEKVKAKGKILMATVEGDVHDIGKNIVGTVLKCNGYEIIDLGVMVPKETILSTAKEQNVDIITLSGLITPSLKEMEKVLKYFQENSMKTLILIAGATTSPLHTALRLEPLYSGKVLHVSEALDTLQSINKLCSDEREEFLSEKLQNFKTLRKLYEKNKKENIEDTQEILSPVIIPKEIGKKYLEISLEDIEKYINLDILLHTLKVKNSNEELKIKEDLSFIFNKMKENNLKVRGSYGIFSSKKIDGKLIIEDNIISTKEDFIYKFINNDDYIGAFALSYKSEIFKEKEYLKILEELLNNRIVEAGAEYLEDFVSKNIWKINIRPAIGYPSLPNHQLKETVLKILDEDKLDIKLTSSYAMLPLSSVCGLYISNPKSFYKK; via the coding sequence ATGGATATTAAAAAAGAGTTACAGAAAAGAATTTTAGTATTAGATGGAGCTATGGGAACTGCTATTCAAAAATATAACTTAAACTCTGATGATTATCTCGGTAAAAAAGGTTGTAACGAGATTTTAAATATCACTCGTCCTGATATAATAAAAGATATTCATTTAAAATATATTGAAGCTGGAGCTGATATTATTGAAACAAACTCTTTTAACTGTAATAAAATCTCTCTAAATGAGTATGGGTTTTCAGAGAGAGCATATGAGATAGCTAAAAGAAGTGCCGAACTTGCCAAAGAGGTAACCACTACTAGTGAGAAAAAAATCTATATAGCTGGTTCAATAGGTCCTACAAATAAAACTCTTACTATTCCTAGTGGAAAAAATCCCTATGATAGAGATTTAGAATTTGATTATCTCAAGGAAGCATACAGTGAACAAATTGAAGGATTGATAGATGGTGGAGTAGATATACTACTTATTGAAACTATATTTGATGGTTTAAATGCTAAGTGTGCTGTTATAAGTGCTGAAGAGGTAATGAAAAGAAAAAATATAAATCTTCCTATTATGATTTCTGCCACTGTTAATAAAGAGGGAAAAATCTTTACTGGGCAAAGTATAGAATCCCTTATAGTTGCCTTAGATAGAGAGAGTATTATCTCCTATGGATTTAACTGCTCTTTTGGTGCTAAAGAACTTATTCCTCTTACTAAAAAGCTTGGTAAATTTACAAAAAAACCTATCTCTCTATATCCAAATGCTGGTCTTCCAAATGAAGATGGAGAGTATCTTGAATCTCCAGATATCACAGCTAACTATTTAAAAGAGTTAGTGGATAACCAAGAGGTTAATATCTTAGGTGGGTGCTGTGGAACTACCTTTGAACATATAAAAAGTATAGCTAATTTAGTTAAAAATAGAGCTCCAAGAAAATTTGAGGAAAATTTTAAATTAGAGGGTTTTCTTTCAGGAAATGAAATCCTTTATTTTAATGATAAATTTGTTGATGTTGGAGAGAAAAATAATGTAGCTGGTTCTAAAATTTTCAAAAATCTAATAGCTGATAAAAATTACATCAAAGCTTTAGAGATAGCTAAAAAACAGATAGAAAATGGAGCAAAAGTTATAGATATCAATATGGACGACGGATTATTTGAATCTAAAATTGAGATGAAAAATTTTCTAATAGTTATACAAAATGATAGATTTGTATCTAAAATTCCAATAATGATTGACTCTTCAGATTTTGAAGTAATAGAAACTGGGCTTAAAAATATAGCTGGAAAATCTATTGTTAATTCTATTAGCTTAAAAGAGGGAGAAGAGGAGTTTAGAAAAAAAGCTCAGGTAATAAAAAAATATGGAGCCTCTGTGGTAGTTATGGCTTTTGATGAGAAAGGGCAAGGAGTTAGTTACGAGAGAAAAATAGAGATATGCAGTAGAGCTTACTCTATTCTGAAAGAGATAGGGTATAGCAACTCAGATATTATATTTGACTTAAATATCTTAACTATTGGAACAGGAATGGAAAGTGATAGATATAATGGTCTAAATTTCTTAAAAGCTTGTGAATGGATTAGAAAAAATTTTAAAGGTGTAGGTATCATTGGGGGGCTTAGTAATCTTTCCTTTGCTTTTAGAGGAAATAATGATTTAAGAGCAGGGTTACACTCTATCTTTTTAGAAGAGGGTAAAAATAGGGGATTAAATTTTGCCATCTTAAATCCAAATGAAAATCCACCTATTCTCTCTTTAGAAGATAAGAAGATTTTGAGAGATTTAATATTTGGAGAAGAGAGTAGCCTAGAACAGATATTAAATCTACATATCCAAAGAAAAAAAGAGGTAGTTATAAAAGAGGAGCTCACTTTAGAACAGTGTATTGAGAATGCTCTAATATTTGGAGAAACTCCTGAATTTATAAATGATATAAACTCTGCTCTTAAAATTTACTCTCCTCTAGATATTATCCAAAATATCTTAATGGAAGGTATGAAAAAATTAGGAGTACTTTTTGAGAAGGGAGAGGTTTACCTTCCTCAGCTTATTCGTTCATCAGAAACAATGAATAAAGCTGTAAATATAATTACCCCTCATTTAAAAAGTGATGAGAAAGTTAAAGCTAAAGGAAAAATCTTAATGGCAACTGTTGAGGGAGATGTGCATGATATTGGGAAAAATATTGTAGGAACAGTTCTTAAGTGCAATGGCTATGAAATAATAGATTTAGGTGTTATGGTTCCTAAGGAAACTATACTTTCAACTGCTAAAGAACAAAATGTAGATATAATCACTTTAAGTGGGCTTATTACTCCATCTTTAAAAGAGATGGAAAAAGTCTTAAAATATTTTCAAGAAAACAGTATGAAAACTCTTATACTTATAGCTGGTGCTACTACCTCTCCTCTCCATACAGCTCTAAGATTAGAACCTCTATACAGTGGAAAAGTTTTACATGTATCAGAAGCTTTAGATACCTTACAATCAATTAATAAACTTTGTTCTGATGAAAGAGAAGAGTTTTTAAGTGAAAAATTACAAAACTTTAAAACTTTAAGAAAACTATATGAAAAAAATAAAAAAGAAAATATTGAAGACACTCAAGAGATTTTATCTCCAGTTATAATTCCAAAAGAGATTGGAAAAAAATATTTAGAAATCTCTTTAGAAGATATAGAAAAATACATAAATTTAGATATACTGTTACACACTCTGAAAGTTAAAAATAGTAATGAAGAATTAAAAATAAAAGAGGATTTAAGTTTTATCTTCAATAAGATGAAAGAAAATAATTTAAAAGTTAGAGGAAGCTATGGAATTTTTTCTAGTAAAAAAATTGATGGAAAACTTATTATTGAAGATAATATAATTTCTACTAAAGAGGATTTTATCTATAAATTTATCAACAATGATGATTATATTGGAGCTTTTGCTCTCTCTTATAAAAGTGAGATTTTTAAAGAAAAAGAGTATTTAAAAATATTAGAAGAGTTATTAAATAATAGAATTGTTGAAGCTGGAGCTGAATATTTAGAAGATTTTGTTTCAAAAAATATTTGGAAAATAAATATCAGACCTGCTATCGGTTATCCATCTCTTCCCAATCATCAATTAAAAGAAACAGTTCTAAAAATTTTAGATGAGGATAAATTAGATATAAAACTTACTTCTAGTTATGCAATGTTGCCTCTTAGTAGTGTATGTGGACTATATATCTCAAATCCTAAAAGTTTTTATAAAAAATAA
- the metF gene encoding methylenetetrahydrofolate reductase [NAD(P)H], which produces MKIKELFKQKQPTISFEVFPPNKIYTLEKVYEVIDELSLLKPDFMSVTYGAGGSTRRNTVDIASKIKNINNIEALAHLTCIGATKKEIDEILKDLNKNNIENIMALRGDIPQECENKIGEFSHANDLIKYIKEYGDFSIGGAFYPEGHQETNDLLDLFNLKTKVDSGTDFLISQIFFENEKFYEFKEKLGKLNIKTPLIAGVMPITNGKQIRRITSMCGCSIPEKLKRILDRYEDNPIAMREAGIAYAMEQIIELISDDIAGIHIYTMNRVEASKKIMENIGNILRKRDENYGY; this is translated from the coding sequence ATGAAAATAAAAGAACTATTTAAACAGAAACAACCTACTATCTCTTTTGAGGTATTTCCACCTAACAAAATATATACTCTTGAAAAAGTTTATGAAGTTATAGATGAGCTTTCTCTTTTAAAACCAGACTTTATGAGTGTTACTTATGGAGCTGGTGGAAGTACTAGAAGAAACACTGTAGATATTGCTTCTAAAATAAAAAATATAAATAATATAGAAGCTCTTGCTCATTTGACTTGTATAGGAGCAACAAAAAAAGAGATTGATGAGATATTGAAAGATTTAAATAAAAATAATATAGAAAATATTATGGCTTTAAGAGGAGATATTCCACAAGAGTGTGAAAATAAAATAGGTGAGTTTTCTCATGCTAATGATTTGATAAAATACATTAAAGAATATGGAGATTTTTCTATTGGAGGAGCTTTTTATCCAGAAGGTCACCAAGAAACAAATGATTTATTAGATCTATTCAATTTAAAGACTAAAGTAGATAGTGGAACTGACTTCCTTATCTCACAGATATTTTTTGAAAATGAAAAGTTTTATGAATTTAAAGAAAAATTGGGAAAGCTTAATATAAAAACTCCACTGATAGCAGGAGTTATGCCCATAACAAATGGTAAACAAATCAGAAGAATTACCTCTATGTGTGGTTGTAGTATCCCTGAAAAATTGAAAAGGATATTAGATAGATATGAAGATAATCCAATAGCTATGAGAGAAGCAGGAATTGCTTATGCTATGGAACAGATAATAGAGCTTATCTCTGATGATATAGCAGGAATACACATATACACAATGAACAGAGTGGAAGCTTCTAAAAAAATAATGGAAAATATTGGAAATATTTTAAGAAAGAGAGATGAAAATTATGGATATTAA